The DNA segment TAAACCCTAAAGCAATAATACTTTCTCCTGGTCCTGGAAAGCCGGAGGAAGCAGGAATATGTATGGAAGTGGTCCGAGAATTTTTTAATAAGATTCCACTTCTCGGGATCTGTCTCGGACACCAAGCCATTGGAGCAGCATTCGGAGGTGTAATTCAGAGGGCAGAAATAATAAAACATGGGAAAACATCACTGGTTACACATAATGACTGTGAACTATTTTCCGATCTTCCCGACCACTTCGAAGTCATGCGTTACCATTCCTTAATCGTGGAGGAGGTCAGTCTTCCTGAACAGCTTGAATGTATCGCGCATTCCAACGATGATCAGGTAGTAATGGCTATCAAACATAAACAATATCCTGTTTACGGACTGCAATTTCATCCAGAGTCAATTGGAACACCATCAGGAAAACAAATATTAAATAACTTCTTACTTGAAGTAGAAAGGATGAGCGGAAATGAAAAAGTACTTACTCCAGTTAGCTGAAAGGGAGTCATTCTCTGAAACCCAAATGCAAGAAGTCGTTGATTTTATTTTAGGAGAAGAAGTTTCTGAATCAGAAATTGCAGCCTTTTTAATGGGCTTGAAATCTAAAGGAGAAACAGTGGAAGAGATAACAGGTATTGTAAAAGCGATGAAAGCAAACACAGTGACATTTAAGAAGAAATTCTCAGGTGTTTTAGATAATTGTGGTACAGGTGGAGATGGTTCCTCGAGCTTCAATATCAGTACTACATCTGCTTTTGTTATTGCTAGTGCTGGTATTCCGGTAGCTAAACATGGGAATAGAAGTGTTTCCAGCAAGACAGGAAGTGCGGATGTACTTGAGTACTTAGGGATTAATTTGAATTTATCACCAGAAAGAACCGAAGATATTCTTCATGAAATTGGAGTATCCTTTTTGTTTGCTCCGAATGTCCATCCTAAATTGAAAAAAGTTATGACAGTTAGAAAACAATTGAAAATCCCAACTGTTTTCAATTTTATTGGACCCCTAACTAATCCAATGGAATTAGATTTCCAATTGCTCGGTGTGTACAGAAGAGATTTACTTCCGGTATTTGCAGAAGTCTTGAATAAACTAGGTCGCAAACGTGCGACGGTAATAAATGGAGCTGGATTTATGGACGAAGCCTCACTTCAAGGGGAGAACTACATCACGATACTTGAGGACGGCATCATTACCAATCGGTCTTTTTCCCCTGAAGAGGTTAATCTTCCTCGGTATGATAACAGCTGTATAAAGGGTGGGGATTCGAAGGAGAATGCTGTACTATTAATTAACGTTTTAAAAGGTGAGAAAGGTGCTCACCGTGATACGGTACTTCTTAATTCAGGAATTGGAATCTATACAGCTGGTAAAGCAACCACTATTCAGAATGGTATTGAAATAGCTAGAGAAATGATTGATTCCGGCGCTGCGTTTGAAAAGCTAAAAAAGCTAATTGAAAGAACTCAAGCAGTAGGACAGAAGGAGGCGATATAAGTGGGGACCATCTTAGATAAAATTATTGAACAGAAAAAGAGAGAGGTTCTCCTTCTCCGTGAAGGAAATCGCCCTTTACACACTAAAATACATCCCAATAGGTCACTTATTAAAAGATTGCAAACAGCAAATGAAATTTCAATCATTGCTGAATTCAAACGTGCATCACCTTCTAAAGGGGTGATTAATAATACTACTCTCCCTGCGGAACAGGCAAGATTATATGAAGAGTATGGGGCATCTGCCATTTCTGTTTTAACAGATCATACGTTTTTTAAAGGGTCATTCACTGATTTATCGACGGTACGAGATACAGTGGATCTGCCGATCTTATGTAAAGACTTTATTATTGATCCTATACAAATTGAATTTGCTGCAGCCAATGGGGCAGATATTATCTTGTTAATTGTTGCTGCATTAGATGAAAAAAGGCTAGTTGAGCTTTATGAATATGCTAAAGGATTAGGATTAGAGGTATTGGTAGAGGTTCATAATCAAGTTGAGCTAGAAATAGCACTTAAAACGGGAGCAAAGCTAATTGGAATAAATAATCGAGATTTAAAGACTTTTCATGTCTCCCTAGAGGTGACCGAAAAGATGGCATCTATTGTTAAAAGCTCTGGAGCCTTTCTCATAAGTGAAAGTGGAATCTTCCATCAAGAGGATGTTGAGAGAGTAAGAGACTCAGGAGCAAACGG comes from the Neobacillus sp. PS2-9 genome and includes:
- a CDS encoding aminodeoxychorismate/anthranilate synthase component II, whose protein sequence is MILLIDNFDSFTFNLYQYLGELGEELVVYRNNQLTTEQIVDLNPKAIILSPGPGKPEEAGICMEVVREFFNKIPLLGICLGHQAIGAAFGGVIQRAEIIKHGKTSLVTHNDCELFSDLPDHFEVMRYHSLIVEEVSLPEQLECIAHSNDDQVVMAIKHKQYPVYGLQFHPESIGTPSGKQILNNFLLEVERMSGNEKVLTPVS
- the trpD gene encoding anthranilate phosphoribosyltransferase, giving the protein MKKYLLQLAERESFSETQMQEVVDFILGEEVSESEIAAFLMGLKSKGETVEEITGIVKAMKANTVTFKKKFSGVLDNCGTGGDGSSSFNISTTSAFVIASAGIPVAKHGNRSVSSKTGSADVLEYLGINLNLSPERTEDILHEIGVSFLFAPNVHPKLKKVMTVRKQLKIPTVFNFIGPLTNPMELDFQLLGVYRRDLLPVFAEVLNKLGRKRATVINGAGFMDEASLQGENYITILEDGIITNRSFSPEEVNLPRYDNSCIKGGDSKENAVLLINVLKGEKGAHRDTVLLNSGIGIYTAGKATTIQNGIEIAREMIDSGAAFEKLKKLIERTQAVGQKEAI
- the trpC gene encoding indole-3-glycerol phosphate synthase TrpC, translating into MGTILDKIIEQKKREVLLLREGNRPLHTKIHPNRSLIKRLQTANEISIIAEFKRASPSKGVINNTTLPAEQARLYEEYGASAISVLTDHTFFKGSFTDLSTVRDTVDLPILCKDFIIDPIQIEFAAANGADIILLIVAALDEKRLVELYEYAKGLGLEVLVEVHNQVELEIALKTGAKLIGINNRDLKTFHVSLEVTEKMASIVKSSGAFLISESGIFHQEDVERVRDSGANGILVGEALMKSPDVKQSFLSFRLPLSKEVGR